In Paenibacillus sp. FSL M7-0420, a single genomic region encodes these proteins:
- a CDS encoding glycoside hydrolase family 65 protein has product MKQYLTINEWSIIEESFDPQTQEISESVFSIGNGYMGGRANFEEQYSGHSLQGSYMAGVYYPDKTRVGWWKNGYPEYFAKVLNSTNWIGINIELDGTPLDLANCTVSEFRRVLNMKEGTLSRSFTATTQDGKEVKVESIRIVSMVRQEIGAIRYSLTPLNFAGNITVTPYLDGDIKNKDANYDEKFWNEVEKKAGPEGGHLTLKTKKLDFHVTSAFVFDILLNGEPVAAEAEVLEQDKYVGSTVNVPVQSGDQLVIYKYAANVTSRNYGLGQLVDAASAALQSAREAGFVALLAEQAAAWGDKWKESDIIIEGDVSAQQAIRFNIFQLNQTYTGEDDRLNIGPKGFTGEKYGGSTYWDTEAYCVPFYLSTADSAIARNLLIYRYKHLEKAKENARKLGYGKGALYPMVTMNGEECHNEWEITFEEIHRNGAIAYAIYNYVNYTGDKAYLGQYGLEVLVEIARFWEERVNYVAHKDKYVMLGVTGPNEYENNVNNNWYTNRMAAWTMEYTLEALAYVQENEASRYAELADKLELLESETAKWSEIIAKMYYPADEERGIFLQQDGFLDKEIIQVKDVLPENLPLNQKWSWDRILRSCFIKQADVLQGLYFLGDRYDLETKKRNFDFYEPITVHESSLSPCIHSILASELGYKEKAYEMYLRTSRLDLDNYNNDTEDGCHTTSMAGTWMSVVHGFGGLRVLNDRLVLNPSNPGHWTSYSFKIMFRGSRLKVTVTDAQVTVSNETEVPASLTIHGKEYTVNGLGTVSAGGTSVTV; this is encoded by the coding sequence ATGAAACAATACTTAACAATCAACGAATGGTCCATCATCGAAGAGTCCTTTGATCCGCAGACCCAGGAAATATCCGAAAGCGTATTTAGTATCGGGAACGGATACATGGGCGGGAGAGCCAACTTCGAGGAGCAGTACAGCGGGCACAGCCTGCAAGGCAGCTACATGGCCGGGGTCTATTATCCTGACAAGACACGGGTCGGCTGGTGGAAGAACGGGTACCCGGAGTATTTTGCCAAAGTGCTGAACAGCACCAACTGGATCGGAATTAACATTGAGCTGGACGGGACACCGCTCGACCTGGCCAATTGTACAGTCAGTGAGTTCCGCCGGGTACTTAATATGAAGGAAGGCACGCTCTCCCGCAGCTTCACCGCAACCACCCAGGACGGCAAAGAAGTCAAGGTAGAGAGCATCCGCATCGTCAGTATGGTCCGTCAGGAGATCGGGGCAATCCGCTATTCGCTCACTCCGCTCAATTTTGCAGGGAATATTACCGTAACCCCCTACCTGGATGGCGATATCAAGAACAAGGATGCCAACTATGACGAGAAGTTCTGGAACGAAGTGGAGAAGAAGGCAGGACCGGAAGGCGGACATTTGACCCTGAAGACCAAAAAGCTTGATTTCCATGTCACCTCCGCCTTCGTCTTCGACATTCTGCTGAATGGGGAGCCGGTTGCGGCCGAAGCAGAGGTGCTGGAGCAGGACAAATATGTGGGCAGTACAGTGAACGTTCCGGTACAATCCGGCGATCAGCTGGTTATTTATAAGTATGCTGCGAATGTCACCTCCCGCAATTACGGGCTGGGCCAACTGGTGGATGCCGCATCGGCTGCACTTCAGAGTGCGCGGGAGGCGGGTTTTGTGGCGCTTTTGGCGGAACAGGCTGCGGCTTGGGGCGACAAGTGGAAAGAGAGCGACATTATTATTGAAGGCGATGTGTCGGCGCAGCAGGCGATCCGGTTCAATATTTTCCAGCTGAATCAGACGTATACGGGCGAGGATGACCGGCTCAACATCGGACCGAAGGGCTTCACCGGGGAAAAATACGGCGGCAGCACCTACTGGGATACGGAAGCTTATTGTGTGCCGTTCTATCTCAGTACCGCCGACTCCGCGATTGCCCGCAATCTGCTGATCTACCGCTACAAGCATCTGGAGAAGGCCAAGGAGAACGCCCGCAAGCTCGGCTACGGCAAAGGCGCGCTCTACCCGATGGTCACAATGAACGGCGAGGAATGCCACAACGAGTGGGAGATTACTTTCGAGGAGATTCACCGCAACGGCGCGATTGCCTATGCTATTTATAACTATGTGAATTATACCGGCGACAAGGCTTATCTGGGCCAATACGGCCTGGAGGTGCTGGTGGAGATTGCGCGCTTTTGGGAGGAGCGTGTGAACTATGTGGCGCATAAGGACAAATACGTGATGCTGGGCGTCACCGGCCCGAATGAATACGAGAATAACGTCAATAACAACTGGTACACGAACCGGATGGCCGCCTGGACGATGGAATACACGCTTGAGGCTCTGGCCTATGTGCAGGAGAATGAGGCTTCGCGTTACGCTGAGCTGGCCGACAAGCTGGAGCTGCTGGAGAGCGAAACGGCCAAGTGGAGTGAGATTATCGCCAAAATGTACTATCCGGCTGACGAGGAACGCGGTATCTTCCTCCAGCAGGACGGCTTTCTTGACAAGGAGATCATTCAGGTCAAGGATGTGCTGCCGGAGAACCTGCCGCTGAACCAGAAATGGTCATGGGACCGGATTCTGCGCTCATGCTTCATCAAACAGGCAGATGTGCTTCAGGGACTCTACTTCCTCGGCGACCGCTATGATCTGGAGACCAAGAAGCGCAACTTCGACTTTTACGAGCCGATCACCGTGCATGAGTCCTCCCTCTCCCCTTGCATCCATTCCATTCTGGCCAGTGAGCTGGGCTACAAGGAGAAGGCGTATGAGATGTACCTGCGGACCTCACGCCTAGATCTCGACAATTACAATAACGATACGGAGGACGGCTGCCATACCACCAGCATGGCGGGTACATGGATGTCCGTTGTTCATGGCTTCGGCGGACTTCGCGTGCTGAACGACCGGCTGGTTCTGAACCCGTCTAACCCGGGACACTGGACCTCCTATTCGTTCAAAATCATGTTCCGCGGCTCCCGGCTAAAAGTGACCGTGACCGATGCACAGGTTACCGTCAGCAACGAAACCGAGGTTCCAGCCTCCCTCACCATTCACGGCAAGGAGTATACGGTGAACGGACTGGGCACTGTCAGCGCCGGGGGCACTTCTGTTACGGTGTAA
- the pgmB gene encoding beta-phosphoglucomutase yields MSDIKACLFDLDGVLVDTARYHYIAWRELAEELGFVFTEQDNERLKGVSRAASLNILLEIGGITLDEDEKARLAEQKNNRYVEYIAKMDSSEILPGALDFLQECRTVGIKVALGSASKNAMTILNNTGLTPYFDAIIDGTHTSAAKPDPEVFLLGAKALDTAPAQCVVFEDAAAGILAASRAGMRSVGIGSPETLGEATLVVPSLRQLSVATLKESFATV; encoded by the coding sequence ATGTCAGATATCAAAGCCTGCCTGTTCGATCTGGACGGCGTTCTCGTAGACACTGCCCGGTACCACTATATTGCTTGGAGGGAGCTGGCCGAGGAGCTTGGATTTGTCTTCACAGAGCAGGATAACGAGCGGCTCAAGGGGGTCAGCCGGGCCGCTTCGCTGAATATTCTGCTGGAGATCGGCGGCATCACACTTGACGAAGACGAGAAAGCCCGGCTGGCCGAGCAGAAGAATAACCGCTATGTCGAGTATATCGCCAAGATGGACAGCTCGGAGATTCTGCCCGGCGCCCTGGACTTTCTGCAGGAATGCCGGACAGTCGGCATCAAGGTAGCCCTCGGCTCCGCCAGCAAGAACGCGATGACCATCCTGAACAATACCGGCCTGACCCCATACTTCGATGCCATCATCGACGGCACGCATACCAGCGCGGCCAAGCCTGACCCGGAGGTCTTCCTGCTGGGTGCGAAGGCTCTGGACACCGCTCCCGCACAATGCGTCGTCTTCGAGGATGCCGCTGCCGGTATCCTGGCCGCTTCCCGTGCCGGTATGCGCAGCGTGGGCATCGGCTCACCCGAGACGCTAGGCGAAGCGACGCTAGTTGTCCCTTCACTGCGGCAGCTTAGTGTTGCCACGCTGAAGGAATCTTTTGCCACTGTATGA
- a CDS encoding LacI family DNA-binding transcriptional regulator, which yields MTVTIKDVAKKAGVSPSTVSRVLSGHPRISLETSRKVKVIMEEMGYTPNMMAKSLVSKTTNSICIILPKPAEELFSNLFFMELIRGIVTQSSRSGYDVLISSGANEKEELEAVSRLLKGRRVDGVILLYSRKDDAVIDFLQSGGYPFVLVGRSDRYEDILSVDNDNIMAAYDATNHLISMGHERIGFVSGPPNLIVSSDRLEGYRKAMQGKGLTMKEEWIVEGEFLQDSGYRAMSFFMNLPNRPTALVAVDDMVSFGVLRGLNELKYKVPEDLAIVSFNNIPLSELSSPPISSIDIGIYHLGYTASQVLIQNIQKPDNQDGYTNRFVIPHRLIVRESSMHAPGHQDM from the coding sequence ATGACAGTTACCATTAAGGACGTTGCCAAGAAAGCGGGAGTCTCTCCCTCCACGGTGTCCCGGGTGTTGTCAGGCCATCCCAGAATCAGCTTAGAAACTTCCCGTAAGGTCAAAGTGATTATGGAAGAAATGGGCTACACCCCGAACATGATGGCCAAAAGTCTGGTATCCAAGACCACTAACAGTATCTGCATCATTCTTCCGAAACCGGCCGAAGAGCTGTTCTCCAATTTGTTTTTTATGGAATTAATCCGCGGGATCGTCACTCAGTCCAGCCGTTCGGGCTATGATGTGCTGATCAGCTCTGGAGCGAACGAGAAGGAGGAGCTTGAAGCTGTCTCCCGTCTGCTCAAGGGACGCCGTGTGGACGGCGTTATTCTGCTGTATTCCCGTAAAGACGATGCGGTGATCGATTTCCTGCAGTCGGGCGGTTATCCCTTTGTCCTGGTAGGACGAAGCGACCGCTACGAGGATATTCTGTCAGTGGACAATGATAATATCATGGCCGCCTATGATGCGACGAATCATCTCATCTCCATGGGACATGAACGCATCGGCTTCGTCAGCGGCCCGCCGAACCTCATCGTCTCAAGCGACCGTCTGGAGGGTTACCGCAAGGCCATGCAAGGTAAGGGGCTTACGATGAAGGAAGAATGGATCGTTGAAGGCGAATTCCTGCAGGACAGCGGCTATAGGGCGATGTCCTTCTTCATGAATCTTCCGAACCGTCCGACAGCACTTGTCGCGGTGGATGATATGGTCTCCTTCGGGGTACTCCGCGGATTGAACGAGCTGAAGTACAAGGTCCCCGAGGATCTGGCGATAGTCAGCTTCAACAACATCCCGCTGTCCGAGCTGTCTAGTCCTCCGATCAGCAGTATTGATATCGGAATCTATCATCTTGGCTATACGGCCTCTCAGGTGCTGATTCAGAACATCCAGAAGCCGGATAATCAGGACGGATATACGAATCGTTTTGTCATTCCCCACCGTCTAATCGTACGGGAGTCCTCTATGCATGCTCCGGGACATCAAGACATGTAG